The following coding sequences lie in one Mesorhizobium sp. DCY119 genomic window:
- a CDS encoding DHA2 family efflux MFS transporter permease subunit — protein MENSLNRTIPLILAVALFMENMDSTVIATSLPAIATDIGTSPIALKLALTAYLVSLAVFIPVSGWMADRFGAKNVFRAAIAVFVIGSVACAVSNSLAAFVVSRFLQGMGGAMMTPVGRLVLVRATPKNELVAAMSWLTIPALVGPLVGPPVGGFITTYFTWHWIFLINVPIGVIGMWLATRFLPETESAGAPPLDTAGFILSGLAASGVVFGLSVVSLPALPPSVGIATLIVGLISGVIYLLHARRKQNPLLALSLFRSQVFRSAVLGGSLFRIGIGAVPFLLPLMFQIGFGMTPFQSGMITFVSAIGAIGMKLVTAWLFRAAGFRRVLVAGSLVSAATIAINGFFTPETPYALMLGMLLMGGFIRSMFFTGVNALAYAEVSDADTSKATPLTAVAQQISVALGVALAGGILEVSTQLHGGPLTLADFHIAFFIVAAVSAVASLSFLRLAPDAGNAVSGHGGRTAKAIEAVPPQG, from the coding sequence CTGGAAAATTCCTTGAATCGCACAATCCCGCTTATCCTCGCGGTCGCCCTGTTCATGGAAAACATGGATTCGACGGTCATCGCCACATCGCTGCCGGCAATCGCAACCGACATCGGCACCAGCCCTATCGCACTGAAACTGGCGCTTACCGCCTATCTCGTTTCGCTCGCCGTGTTCATTCCGGTCAGCGGCTGGATGGCCGACCGCTTTGGCGCAAAGAACGTCTTTCGCGCCGCAATCGCCGTCTTCGTCATCGGCTCGGTCGCCTGCGCGGTGTCCAATTCGCTGGCCGCTTTCGTGGTATCGCGCTTCCTGCAAGGCATGGGCGGCGCGATGATGACGCCGGTGGGCAGGCTCGTGCTGGTGCGCGCGACGCCGAAGAACGAACTCGTTGCCGCAATGTCATGGCTCACCATTCCAGCGCTGGTGGGGCCGCTGGTCGGCCCGCCCGTCGGCGGCTTCATAACCACCTATTTCACCTGGCACTGGATTTTCCTGATCAATGTGCCGATCGGCGTGATCGGGATGTGGCTCGCGACGCGCTTCCTGCCGGAGACCGAGTCGGCAGGCGCGCCGCCGCTGGATACAGCCGGCTTCATTCTCAGCGGCCTGGCGGCATCCGGCGTGGTCTTCGGCCTCTCGGTGGTCAGCCTGCCTGCCCTGCCCCCGAGCGTTGGCATAGCGACGCTCATCGTCGGGCTGATATCGGGCGTGATCTACCTCCTGCATGCGCGCCGCAAGCAGAACCCGCTGCTGGCGCTATCGCTTTTCCGCAGCCAGGTGTTCCGGTCCGCCGTGCTGGGCGGCAGCCTGTTTCGCATCGGCATCGGCGCGGTGCCGTTCCTGCTGCCGCTGATGTTCCAGATCGGCTTCGGCATGACGCCCTTCCAGTCCGGCATGATCACCTTCGTCTCGGCGATTGGCGCGATCGGCATGAAGCTGGTGACTGCCTGGCTGTTCAGGGCAGCCGGCTTCCGCCGGGTGCTGGTCGCGGGCTCGCTGGTTTCGGCGGCCACGATTGCCATCAACGGGTTTTTCACACCCGAGACGCCCTATGCGCTGATGCTTGGAATGCTGCTGATGGGCGGCTTCATCCGCTCGATGTTCTTCACCGGCGTCAATGCGCTTGCCTATGCCGAGGTTTCCGACGCCGACACCAGCAAGGCAACACCGCTCACCGCCGTTGCGCAGCAGATCAGCGTGGCGCTGGGCGTGGCGCTGGCCGGCGGCATACTGGAAGTCTCGACGCAGCTGCATGGCGGCCCGCTGACGCTGGCCGACTTCCACATCGCGTTCTTCATCGTTGCCGCCGTCTCCGCCGTCGCCTCGCTGTCCTTCCTGCGGCTCGCGCCGGATGCCGGCAACGCCGTGTCAGGACATGGCGGACGAACCGCCAAGGCAATCGAAGCGGTGCCGCCGCAAGGCTGA
- a CDS encoding RlmE family RNA methyltransferase, whose translation MTGPKKPGKSGPGGIRVLKTRIKKKSGLKESSRRWLERHMNDPYVQRSKADGYRSRAAYKLIEIDDRHHLLKPGMRVIDLGAAPGGWCQVSAARTKSTAEHPHVVGIDYLGMDAVPGAPVLMMDFLDDDAPAKLIETLGGEPDLVLSDMAAPTTGHRRTDHIRTMHLCEVAADFAISVLKPGGHFLAKTFQGGTESTLLTQLKQNFRSVHHVKPPASREESAELYLLAKDFKGRAAPDEE comes from the coding sequence ATGACTGGCCCAAAAAAACCCGGCAAATCCGGCCCCGGCGGCATACGCGTCCTGAAAACGCGCATCAAGAAGAAGAGCGGCCTGAAGGAATCGTCGCGCCGCTGGCTCGAACGCCACATGAACGATCCCTACGTTCAGCGCTCCAAGGCTGACGGCTACCGCTCCCGCGCCGCCTACAAGCTGATCGAGATCGACGACCGCCACCATCTGCTGAAACCGGGCATGCGGGTCATCGATCTGGGTGCTGCCCCCGGCGGCTGGTGCCAGGTCTCGGCTGCCCGCACCAAATCGACGGCGGAACACCCGCATGTCGTCGGCATCGATTATCTCGGCATGGACGCAGTGCCGGGCGCGCCGGTGCTGATGATGGATTTTCTCGACGATGACGCTCCGGCCAAGCTCATAGAGACCCTTGGCGGCGAGCCTGATCTGGTGCTGTCCGACATGGCTGCTCCCACGACCGGACACCGCCGCACCGACCACATCCGCACCATGCATCTGTGCGAGGTGGCGGCCGATTTCGCAATTTCGGTGCTGAAGCCGGGCGGGCATTTTCTAGCCAAGACCTTTCAGGGCGGCACGGAATCCACTCTGCTGACGCAGCTCAAGCAGAATTTCCGCTCGGTTCATCACGTCAAGCCGCCGGCCTCGCGTGAGGAATCGGCCGAGCTTTATCTGCTCGCCAAAGACTTCAAAGGCCGGGCGGCTCCGGACGAAGAGTAG
- a CDS encoding Ppx/GppA phosphatase family protein has translation MEDREPGAEAPDAGAYRGLRSPDSGAGNPPANRENRAPGPRSGNGNARADAPQQPGKGKKRRKRKRGRKVFARDGVKPDAAGKASPGAPSAPVAAQNPAVAAAPMVDRRPNAPDRHFNAELPVFAALDLGTNNCRLLVAVPGRPGQFRVVDAFSRIVRLGEGLTASGRLSDAAMDRAVEALKICADKLRSRKVRRARLIATEACRSAANGVEFLERVEVEAGLKLEIIDRQTEARLAVSGCGSLVERDTDGVVLFDIGGGSSEIALIDLSKQRSPRLANHIVSWTSLPVGVVSLAERFGGRHVTPEIFDAMVADVTGMLSAFEGRDRINHLMEGSRFHLLGTSGTVTTLAGVHLGLERYDRRRVDGLWMDNASVDRMIEKLLGWDFQARVANACIGADRADLVLAGCAILEAIRRVWPSERLRVADRGLREGILSELMAEDGVWRRNWRNGPRQ, from the coding sequence ATCCGGCAACGGGAATGCGAGGGCCGATGCACCGCAGCAGCCAGGAAAAGGCAAGAAACGCCGCAAGCGCAAGCGCGGCCGCAAGGTTTTTGCGCGTGACGGCGTAAAGCCCGACGCTGCCGGCAAGGCTTCGCCGGGAGCGCCAAGCGCGCCGGTCGCGGCGCAGAATCCGGCAGTCGCTGCCGCCCCGATGGTGGACAGGCGACCAAATGCGCCGGACAGGCATTTCAATGCGGAACTGCCGGTTTTTGCAGCACTTGATCTCGGCACCAACAATTGCCGCCTGCTCGTGGCTGTTCCCGGCCGCCCCGGCCAGTTTCGTGTCGTCGATGCCTTTTCGCGCATCGTGCGGCTGGGCGAGGGGCTGACGGCCAGCGGCCGTCTGTCGGATGCCGCTATGGACCGCGCCGTGGAGGCCCTGAAGATCTGCGCCGACAAGCTGCGCAGCCGCAAGGTCAGGCGTGCCCGGCTGATCGCCACCGAAGCCTGCCGCTCGGCTGCCAATGGCGTGGAGTTTCTTGAGCGGGTCGAGGTCGAGGCGGGACTCAAGCTCGAAATCATCGACCGCCAGACCGAAGCACGGCTCGCTGTTTCCGGCTGCGGCTCGCTGGTCGAGCGCGACACGGACGGCGTGGTGCTGTTCGACATCGGTGGCGGCTCGTCTGAAATCGCGTTGATCGACCTTTCCAAGCAGCGGTCGCCGCGCCTCGCCAACCACATCGTTTCATGGACCTCGCTGCCGGTCGGCGTCGTTTCGCTTGCCGAGCGCTTCGGTGGGCGACACGTTACGCCCGAGATTTTCGATGCCATGGTGGCGGATGTGACCGGGATGCTGTCGGCCTTCGAAGGCCGCGACCGCATCAACCATTTGATGGAAGGTTCGCGCTTTCACCTGCTCGGAACCTCCGGCACGGTCACCACGCTTGCCGGCGTCCATCTCGGGCTTGAGCGCTACGACCGCCGCCGCGTCGATGGGCTCTGGATGGACAATGCCAGCGTCGACCGCATGATCGAAAAGCTGCTCGGCTGGGATTTTCAGGCGCGCGTGGCCAATGCCTGCATCGGCGCGGACCGCGCCGATCTGGTGCTGGCCGGCTGCGCCATTCTGGAAGCCATCCGCCGCGTCTGGCCGTCGGAGCGGCTGCGTGTGGCCGACAGGGGCCTGCGCGAAGGCATATTGAGCGAACTTATGGCCGAGGACGGTGTCTGGCGGCGCAACTGGCGAAACGGACCACGGCAATGA